The Streptomyces rubrogriseus genomic sequence GCGCCCGCGTGAGCGCCCGCCACGACCTGGTGATCGTCGGTGGCGGGCCCGCCGGGCTCGCCACCGCCCTGCACGCGGCGCGCGCCGGTCTCGACACGGTCGTCGTCGAGCCCCGCCCGGCGCCGGTCGACAAGGCGTGCGGCGAGGGGCTGATGCCCGGCGCGGTCCGCTCGCTCGCCGCGCTCGGCCTGGCGGTCCCCGGCGTCCCCGTCAGCGGCATCCGCTACGTCCAGGGCGCCCGCGGGGTCCAGGCCCCGTTCCGTCACGGCCCCGGCATGGGCGTCCGCCGCACCGACCTGCACGGCGTGCTGCACCGTGCCGTGCTGGCGGCCGGGGTTCCGGTGCTGCCGCTGCGCGTGGCAGAGGTGCGGCAGGACGGTGCGGGCGTGAGCGTGCCCGGCACGGGGCTGCGCTCCCGGTGGCTGGTCGCGGCGGACGGCTTGCACTCACGTGTGCGGCGCTCCCTCGGCCTGGAGGCGCCAACCCGTGGCGCACCCCGCTACGGGCTGCGCCGGCACTACGCGGTGGCGCCCTGGTCGCCGTACGTCGAAGTGCACTGGGGCAGCGACGCGGAGGCGTACGTCACCCCGATCGGCCCCCGGCTCGTCGGGATCGCCGTGCTGACCACCCGGCGCGCCTCCTTCACCGCCCACCTGGAGGGCTTTCCGGGTCTGGCGGCCCGCCTGCCGCCGGACCGGGCGGTCACCTCGGTGCGGGGCGCCGGGCCCCTGCGGCAGCGGGCCCGCACCCGGGCCCACGGCAGGATCCTGTTCGTCGGCGACGCCGCCGGATACGTCGACGCCCTGACCGGTGAGGGCGTCGCCCTCGCCCTCGTCGGCGCCGAAGCCCTGGTCGCCAACCTGCGCCGGGGCACACCCGGCCGCTACGAGGCCGACTGGCGCAGGGCGACCCGCAGGCACCGGCTGCTGACCGAACTCCTGCTGCGAGCCCGTCTGCAGCCCGCGCTCGCCCCCCGCATCATGCCCACCGCCGCTCGTCTGCCCCGCGTGTTCTCGGCAGCGGTGAACGCGCTGGCCTGAGCCCCTTCCGGCCCCGCGCGGCCCGGGCTCCGACGGTTCGGCGTCCGGGCTCCGCGCCGGGCGGAGGCCTCAGCGCTTCATCGAGCAGACAGATCATCACTTCGACGCGTGCCTCAACACCCGTCGCGAGGGCTACGGGCCGCCCCGGTGCGGTCGTCGGGCGGCCGTGGCTTCGGGCTCCTGCTCCGGTGGGTCGACGACCACGCAGCAGCGGCCGGGGCGGGGGGCGAGCACCGCACGGCCAGGCTGGTGTCCGCCGGCCTCGAGCACGCCCCGTACCAGGTGCAGGTTCAGCCAGCACACCAGTTCCGTGTGCTCGCGAGCGAGCCGGTGGAAGGGGCAGTTGCGCAGGTCGATGCTGCCCCCGGCCGTCGTCGCGGGCTCGTAGCCGCAGCCGCGCAGCGCCGCCGTCAGGTCCTCGCCACCGGCCGACCTGCCCGCCGCGTGCGCGGCGGCGGCCACGGCCTCCCGCACCGCCCCGGAGTCGTCCGCGGCGACGGCCTCGGCCAGCACCCCGGCGAGCAGACCGTAGTCGCGGGGCGGCACGCTGACCGACAGCTCCTGGTCCGTCCGCGTGTAGCGCTTGGCCGGGCGGCCGGCTCCCGGGCCGCCGCGCCCGGCGGCCCGCGCGTAGCCGACGGTCAGCAGGCCCGCCTCGGAGAGCTTGTCCAGGTGATAGGCCGCGAGCGTGCGGCTGATCCCGGCCGCCTTCGCGGCGTCCTCCCGGCTGACGGCCTCGTCGCAGGTCCGCACGTAGTCGTACAGCCGACGCCGCACCGGATCGTCCAGGCTGCTCAGTCCGCCGATGGCGTCCCTGTCACGGTCCTCGTTCGTACCCACATTCCCAATGTAACACCAATGAGATTTGACAAATCTCCGGCGCGGTGGCCAGCCTGTAAAAACAACAGAAGTTGGCGATAGACAGAGGGCCGTGCACATGTCACAGGAGGGTCCGTGGATATGACTGCCACAGCCGCACTGCAGGTGATCGAGGACGTCACCGGGCCCGACGAGGTCACCGGGCCCGACCTGGAGGCCGCCGAGCGGGCCGCCCGGGAGTTCCTGCAGGCGCTCGGGGTCGTGGTGGACAGCGAGGGAAACCGGGACACGCCCGGCCGGATGGCCCGCGGCTACGCCGAACTGCTCAACGCGCGCCCCTTCCGGATGACCACGTTCCCCAACGACGAGGGCTACGACGAGCTCGTCCTGGCCCGCGACATCCCCCTGCGGTCGGTCTGCCAGCACCACATGCTGCCCTTCGTGGGGGTGGCACACGTCGGCTACCTGCCCGGCGCGCGGATCCTCGGGCTGTCGAAGCTGGCCCGGGTGGTGGAGCACTACGCCTGCCGGCCCCAGGTGCAGGAACGGCTGACCAAGCAGGTCGCCGACCACCTCGCCGAGCAGTTGCGGCCCCGGGGCGTCGGGGTCGTCGTCGAAGCCGAGCACACCTGCATGACGCTGCGCGGAGTGCGGGCCACCGGATCGAGAACCGTCACCTCCACCCTGCTCGGAACGCTGCGCGACGACGCTGCGTCCCGCCAGGAGTTCCTCGCCCTCACCGGCGTCCAGCGGTAGTGCAGCAACGCACCAGGCCATTGGGAGGCAGTCATGAGCACATCGCAGCACCCGCCCCGGCGGATCCTGATCGTGGGCGCCGGGCTGGCCGGCGCGTCGGCCGCCGCCTCCCTGCGCGAGCAGGGGTTCGACGGTGACATCACCGTGTTCGGAGAGCAGTCCCACGACCCGTACGAACTTCCGCCGCTGTCCAAGGACGTCCTGCTGGGCCGGCGGGACGAACCTGACTGGGTCCGCGGGGCCGGCTACTGGGACGACCACGGCATCACCCTGCGCCGTGACACCGCCGTCATCGCGCTCGAACCGGCCGACCACGAGATCGTCGACGCCGACGGCACGGCCCACGGTTACGACCGGCTGCTGCTGGCGACCGGGTCCCGCCCCCGTGTCCCGCCCGGCTTCGAGGGTCCCGGGGTGCACACGCTGCGCACCCTCGACGACGCTCTGGCCCTGCGCGAGAAGCTGACCGACGGAGCCCGCGTGGTGATCGTCGGCGCCGGATGGATCGGCTGCGAGGTCGCTTCGGCGGCCCGCGCCCACGGCGCGCGGGTGACCATGGTCGACCCCGTGCCGCTGCCGCTGCGGCACGTCCTCGGCGACCAGGTCGGAGCGGTCTTCCGCGACCTGCACGCCGACCACGGCGTCGCCCTGCGCCTGGGCGTCGGGGCGACCGGCACCGAGGTCCGCCCCGACGGCCGGACGGTCCTCCTGGACGACGGCAGCGAGCTGCCCGCCGACGTGGTGGTCGTCGGAGTCGGCGCCCGGCCCCGCACCGAACTCGCCGAAGCCGCCGGTCTGGACCTCGCGGCGGGCGCGGTCGCCACCGACGCCGCACTGCGCACCTCCGCCCCCGACGTCTACGCGGCCGGCGACATCGCCGCCCACGACCACCCGCGCCACGAGGGGCGCGTACGCGTCGAGCACTGGTCCAACGCCAAGGAGCAGGGCACCCACGTCGCGGGCAACCTCCTCGGCGGCCACGACGCCTACGGCGCCGACCCGTACTTCTTCTCCGACCAGTACGACCTCGGCTGCGAGTACCGCGGCCTCGCCGACCCCGCCCGCGACGAACTGGTCCTGCGCGGCGACCCGGTCACCCGCGAGTTCCTCGCCTTCTGGCTGCGCGACGGGCGGATCGCCGCCGCCCTCAATGTCAACTCCTGGGACCACGGCGACGCACTCACCGCCCTGGTCGGCAGCCGCGCACGGGTCTCCGCCCAGCAGCTCACCGAGGCGGACCTCGACGCGCTCGCCACCGGCGACGCACCGCCCCGGCCATGAGCGCCCTCGACCGGCCGACGACAGGAGCCGCACACACCATGCCCACCACAGCAGTCGACCTGGAGTTCCGCGGCCGCCGCGTAGTCCTCGACCGGCCCCTGGTGATGGCGATCGTCAATCGCACACCGGACTCCTTCTACGACCGGGGTGCCACCTTCGCCGCCGAGGCGGCCCGGTCCGCCATCGCCCGGGCCGTCGCCGAGGGCGCCGACATGATCGACCTCGGCGGCGTCACGGCCAGTCCGGGAGCGGAGGTCACGGCCGCCGAAGAAGTCGCCCGCGTCGTTCCGCTGGTGGAATGGGCCCGCGACCGCTACCCCGACCTGCTGATCAGTATCGACACCTGGCGCCACGAAGTCGGCGACGCGGCCTGCCGGGCCGGAGCGGACATCCTCAACGACGCCTGGGCCGCCGCCGACCCGAAGCTCATCGAGGTGGCCGCCGACCACGGGGCCGGCTACGTGTGCACGCACACCGGCGGCCGCACTCCCCGCGCCGAACCCTTCCGGCCCGACTACCCCGACGTGGTGGCCGCCGTCCGCACCTCCGTCGTCGAGCTGGCGGAGCGGGCCGAAGCCGCCGGCGTGCCCCGCGGCGGCATCCTCATCGACTCCACCGGCTACGGCAAGAACACCGCCGACCACCTCCTCCTGCTCCGCAGCCTCCGCGAGTTCACCCGGACCGGGTGGCCGGTCCTGATGGCGCTGTCCAACAAGTCGTTCGTGGGCGAGATGCTGGACGTGGAACTGGAGGACCGGCTGGCCGGCACCCTCGCGGCGACCGCGATCGCCGCCAGGGACGGCGCCGCCGTCTTCCGGGCCCACCAGGTCCGGCCCACCCGGCACGTCGTCGAGATGGCCGCGGGCATCAACGGCAGCCGTCCTCCCGCCCGTACGAGTACCTGGATCGCCTGATGCACCTGATCTGGCCCGCCGAACACGCCCGGCCCATCGACGACGACGAACTGGAACGCCTTTACACCTACCCGGACCGTGAGCGCTGGCTCGCCGTCAACTTCGTCGCCAGCGCCGACGGGGCCGTGGAAGTCGGCGGCCTGGCCAGGCCCCTGTCGACCCCGCCCGACCGCAAGGTGCTGCGGCTCGGCAGCGACCTCGCCGACGTCCTGCTGATCGGTGCCACCACGGCCATGGTCGAGGGCTTCCGCGGCGTCCACCCCGACCGGCGGACGCTCGACCGCCGACGCCGCCACGGCCTGGCCGACGTTCCGCCGACGGCCGTCGTGAGCACCGGCCGATCACTGCCCCCCGACGCCCCCGTCATCACCCGGGCGCGCGTCCCGACCACCGTCCTCACCTGCGCTTCGGTACCCGAGCCCACGCGTCGGGCCTGGCAGGAGGCCGGGGCGGACGTCGTCGTCGCGGGCGAGGACACCGTCGACCTGGCCGCGGCGGTCGCCGCACTCACCGGGCGGGGGCTGCGACGCATCGACTGCGAAGGTGGACCCCACCTGTTCGGAGCACTGACCGCCGCCGGACTGGTCGACGAACTCCGTCTGACCGTCTCCCCGTTGCTGGCCGCGGGCCCGGCCGGCCGGATCGCCACCGGGCCACCCACCCCGCCCACCGGCCTGCGCCTGGCCACCGCACTCGCCGAGGACGACACCCTGCTGCTGCGCTACCTCACGCCCTCGCGCTGAACCGGCACGGCCCACGGGCCCGGTTCGCAGACCATGAGCCGGACTCAGAGGTCGAGCGGGTTGGCGGCCATCCTGTCGGCGAGCCCGGACCGCACCGCACCGCCCGCGGAACTGCCGGGTTTGCGCGCGGCCTGGGCCTGGAAGCACGCCAGGAACCGCTCGGTGAGGTCCAGCCTGGGGTAGCGTGCCAGCACCTCGTCGCGGAAGTGCGGCGGGTGGTCGTCCGCGCCCCTGCCGGTGATCTCGGTCGCGGTGGCGCGGGCCAGCAGGTGTCCCTCGGGGTCCGTGGCGGCATCCACCTGCGGCGCCATGTGACGGACGATCACGTCCGCCAGGCGCTCGCGGCGTTCCGCCGGCCATCCGGCGCCCGCCGCGAAGACGCGGGCGACGTGGCCGCTCGCCTCCTCGAACGCGACGGTGTGGCTGTCGAACGCCGGGACCAGCCCGATGTCGTGGTGGAGCGCGGCGACGTAGAGGAGTTCCGGGTCGAACGAGAGGCCTTCCGCCGTGCCGCGGGCGGCCGCCCACACGTAGGCGCGCAGCGAGTGGTTGAGCAGCGCGGGCGGAAGGTAGGCGGTCGCGACGTCCAGGGCGGCGGCCGACGCCGGGCTGTCGGGCACGGGCAGGGCGTCGAGCGACATACGGGTCACCGGAGGCCCGCCGC encodes the following:
- a CDS encoding NAD(P)/FAD-dependent oxidoreductase, which codes for MSARHDLVIVGGGPAGLATALHAARAGLDTVVVEPRPAPVDKACGEGLMPGAVRSLAALGLAVPGVPVSGIRYVQGARGVQAPFRHGPGMGVRRTDLHGVLHRAVLAAGVPVLPLRVAEVRQDGAGVSVPGTGLRSRWLVAADGLHSRVRRSLGLEAPTRGAPRYGLRRHYAVAPWSPYVEVHWGSDAEAYVTPIGPRLVGIAVLTTRRASFTAHLEGFPGLAARLPPDRAVTSVRGAGPLRQRARTRAHGRILFVGDAAGYVDALTGEGVALALVGAEALVANLRRGTPGRYEADWRRATRRHRLLTELLLRARLQPALAPRIMPTAARLPRVFSAAVNALA
- a CDS encoding helix-turn-helix transcriptional regulator, which encodes MGTNEDRDRDAIGGLSSLDDPVRRRLYDYVRTCDEAVSREDAAKAAGISRTLAAYHLDKLSEAGLLTVGYARAAGRGGPGAGRPAKRYTRTDQELSVSVPPRDYGLLAGVLAEAVAADDSGAVREAVAAAAHAAGRSAGGEDLTAALRGCGYEPATTAGGSIDLRNCPFHRLAREHTELVCWLNLHLVRGVLEAGGHQPGRAVLAPRPGRCCVVVDPPEQEPEATAARRPHRGGP
- the folE gene encoding GTP cyclohydrolase I FolE; the protein is MTATAALQVIEDVTGPDEVTGPDLEAAERAAREFLQALGVVVDSEGNRDTPGRMARGYAELLNARPFRMTTFPNDEGYDELVLARDIPLRSVCQHHMLPFVGVAHVGYLPGARILGLSKLARVVEHYACRPQVQERLTKQVADHLAEQLRPRGVGVVVEAEHTCMTLRGVRATGSRTVTSTLLGTLRDDAASRQEFLALTGVQR
- a CDS encoding NAD(P)/FAD-dependent oxidoreductase produces the protein MSTSQHPPRRILIVGAGLAGASAAASLREQGFDGDITVFGEQSHDPYELPPLSKDVLLGRRDEPDWVRGAGYWDDHGITLRRDTAVIALEPADHEIVDADGTAHGYDRLLLATGSRPRVPPGFEGPGVHTLRTLDDALALREKLTDGARVVIVGAGWIGCEVASAARAHGARVTMVDPVPLPLRHVLGDQVGAVFRDLHADHGVALRLGVGATGTEVRPDGRTVLLDDGSELPADVVVVGVGARPRTELAEAAGLDLAAGAVATDAALRTSAPDVYAAGDIAAHDHPRHEGRVRVEHWSNAKEQGTHVAGNLLGGHDAYGADPYFFSDQYDLGCEYRGLADPARDELVLRGDPVTREFLAFWLRDGRIAAALNVNSWDHGDALTALVGSRARVSAQQLTEADLDALATGDAPPRP
- the folP gene encoding dihydropteroate synthase; translated protein: MPTTAVDLEFRGRRVVLDRPLVMAIVNRTPDSFYDRGATFAAEAARSAIARAVAEGADMIDLGGVTASPGAEVTAAEEVARVVPLVEWARDRYPDLLISIDTWRHEVGDAACRAGADILNDAWAAADPKLIEVAADHGAGYVCTHTGGRTPRAEPFRPDYPDVVAAVRTSVVELAERAEAAGVPRGGILIDSTGYGKNTADHLLLLRSLREFTRTGWPVLMALSNKSFVGEMLDVELEDRLAGTLAATAIAARDGAAVFRAHQVRPTRHVVEMAAGINGSRPPARTSTWIA
- a CDS encoding pyrimidine reductase family protein, encoding MHLIWPAEHARPIDDDELERLYTYPDRERWLAVNFVASADGAVEVGGLARPLSTPPDRKVLRLGSDLADVLLIGATTAMVEGFRGVHPDRRTLDRRRRHGLADVPPTAVVSTGRSLPPDAPVITRARVPTTVLTCASVPEPTRRAWQEAGADVVVAGEDTVDLAAAVAALTGRGLRRIDCEGGPHLFGALTAAGLVDELRLTVSPLLAAGPAGRIATGPPTPPTGLRLATALAEDDTLLLRYLTPSR
- a CDS encoding HD domain-containing protein produces the protein MSLDALPVPDSPASAAALDVATAYLPPALLNHSLRAYVWAAARGTAEGLSFDPELLYVAALHHDIGLVPAFDSHTVAFEEASGHVARVFAAGAGWPAERRERLADVIVRHMAPQVDAATDPEGHLLARATATEITGRGADDHPPHFRDEVLARYPRLDLTERFLACFQAQAARKPGSSAGGAVRSGLADRMAANPLDL